In the Vibrio hippocampi genome, CAAAGTCACGGTTGCAGGAGACGAGTATCAAGCGAAGTTATCAAGGGATTTTTGCTTACTTTGTCGCCATCATCCAGTCTATACCAGTCTCACTTCGCCATTACCAAAAATGGTTAACATACAAATAGAGCTGCTAAATTGTGTGACCAAACAGCTCTATCACCACACGTTACCGCTTGATCTGAGCTTGTTCCATCATATCTTTGTGACTCCGATAGCAACGCGTCACCAAACGCAACCAAAGTACTTAAGTCAATCCGATTTATTGCGTTCCGCCGGGGAACTCTCTAGCCCGATACTATTTATTGATAGCGTTTACAGCGTAGAAAACGACGAGTTTCTTGTCGCGACGGAGAACGGCTCGTTTAAGCTACCGACTGATCGAGATCCGCACTTTATCTACAGCATTTCTGATGCCATTGATATTGTTGCATTAGGGGTAGTGATGCCATCGTTATCCTCAGTGGAACATAACAACCCCTCCTTAGCGGTGAAAAAATGGTGTGATATCAAGGTCAATAAACAAGACCTGCTAGCCAGTGCGGTAGTAGATAATACAGACCGTTTAAATTCCGTGTCCTATCAACATTGTGATTGGGTTGATGTGGTGACTGAAAGTGGCGATGAACTGACGCTCAACGCGCAAAGTAGCAGTCATGGATTAGGGAAACTGTCACTCAGTGCGAGTGAAGATAGAGTCTCTGAGGGCTATCTAAGTTTTGAGTTGGTATTTATGCCGAACTTGGTTTTTCATCGCTGTGTTCAGGAACGCAATGAGCATCAATGGCAAATCTCAACCAAAGAGATAGAAAACCTGATTGCTAAAAGAACCAAAAAGCGTATTCAACATCTCGACATTAACTGCAACACAGCCTGTGTCACCATGTCGGACGCAGAGACTTGTGCATTATGGACGACAGAATGGCTCTCGCAAGTCAGGTTGAACCTGACCTTAACGTTTGAAGATGGCAGTTTGGGTTTTTCTTCGATCAATATTTGAGTCGGGCAGCGTTACCCATCGGTTCGTTGTCGTTAATAGCTTCGTTGGCATCCATAGCTTCGTTGTCATCTATAGCTTCGTTGTCATCTATAGCTTCGTTGTCTCCATAAATTGATAGCGCTCATTGTTAACGTACCTCGTAACATATCGTCATAGTCTTAAGATTGAGATAGCGGAATAACTGGACATTGTCGTTGTGTGTTCTATTACTAACACTATGACTTTTCAGAAAGTTGTTATACCCAATTTAAGATAATAAGTGCGACCATGCTGAACAGTTTGTGATCGTATTGAACGGTCTGTGATCATGTCGAATACAGGGGAAAGCGAATGAAAGGGATCATATTCACTGAGTTTATGGAGTTGGTGGAAGATAAATTTGGACTCGAAGTCTTGGACGAAGTGCTTGAGATGTCGGGGGATGAAGGCATCTACACCGCAGTGGGCAGTTATGACCACAATGATCTGGTTAAGCTTATCGTTAACTTGAGTAAAAAGACCAAGATTGACCCAGCAACACTACAACAAGTGTTTGGTCAAACCGTGTTTAAGACGTTACTCGCGTCCATACCCGAGACAGCTAGTATCGGTCAGAGCCATTCTACCTTCCAGTTTATTCGTCATGTGGAAGACTACATTCATGTCGAGGTAAAAAAACTTTATTCCGATGCGCAGCCGCCGAAATTTTACTTTATCAGTGAAACAGAGACGGAAATGGTGATGGATTATCAAAGTGCGAGGTGTATGTCTAATGTCTGCTTGGGACTCATCGAGGGCTGTGCAACGCACTTTGGGGAAACGATCACGGTAGATATGTCCCCTCAAAGTGATGACAGCAGTTTAGTGCGTTTCCATTTAACTCTCGCCTAGCTCGCGTATGCCTGAAGGGTCAGCGTTAGAACGCAAATTAAAGCGAGAGGTCTCTGCACGAAAAGCAGCGGAGGCGCTACTTGAGCAAAAAAGCTTGGAGTTGTTTACTGCCAATCAACAGCTCGAAGTGGCATTAAAGCAGGTCGAAGAGCGCTCTCAAGACAGCTTTAAGCGTTTAGAACTGCAAGAGCGGGTGGAGAAAATACTGATTCACTTCGGTCGTACCTTCCTGCGCACCAATCCTGATGATGTGCTGGTTCTCGATCTCGTCAGGCAGTTAAACGCTATTTCCGACCAACTCGAATGTGAGATAACTCTACCCAACGATCTCCTCGCTAGCCTGACATTTGGTCATTATGGCAATAGTCAATCCATCACTGATGGGGAAGGCGAACTTAACCAGATAGCCATTGCGATTGAGGTTGAGCAGTTAGCGATAGGGACTTTAGAGGTCACGGTCTGTGACAATAGCTATGATAGTGAATTTGTGACCAGTCAAATGTCGCTGGTTTGTGAGTTGATATCCAGCGCACTGAGTCGTCAGATGATGAACAAGCGGTTGATTGCCTCAAAAGAGCGCGCGGAAGCCTCGGAGCGTTCTACTCGTGAATTTCTTGCCATGATTAATCACGAGCTACGCACGCCACTTAATGGCTTGCTCGGCAGTGTCGAATTACTGGCGGATACCGATCTAAGCGAACCACAAAAAGACCTACACCACAATTTGAGCCAGTCCGGGCAGTTATTGCGGGCTATCATCAACGACCTGCTTGATTACAGTAAAATTAATGCTGGTATGTTAGAGCTGATCAAAAGTGAATTTGCTTGGAGTACGTTAGAGAAAACCCTGCGCAGTATTTTTGAGTACAAAGCGGATGAAAAACAGATTGGCTTTAATATCAATGCATCATGCTTGGAAGGCATGGTGATACATGCTGACTTAGAGCGTTTGACGCAAGTATTCGTTAACCTAATCGGCAATGCCATTAAGTTCACCCACCACGGACAAGTCGATGTCAATATTCAGCTCGAGCAACAACAATTTGTTTTTGAGGTCAAAGATACTGGTATCGGTATCAGTGAACAGGCACAAGAGCGGCTATTTCAGCCCTTTATCCAAGTTGATCGCTCAAGCTCAAGAAACTACGAAGGCACAGGTTTAGGGCTAGCGATATGCAAAAAGCTCATTGAGGTGATGGGGGGCGAGATACAACTCAGCAGTGAACTGGGTGTCGGTACTCGTTTTGAGGTTCGACTGCCTCTGCCGGTGAAGAAGATCCAACAGAGTGTGCAGCATGCAACTCAGCATGATGAAGAGTCGACCGACTACTCCATGCTTGATGTGTTAGTCGTGGATGACATTAAACTCAATCAAGTCATTATCACCAAAATGCTGCACAAGCTAGGCATCACGGCCGACCTTGCTGTGAATGGTTTAGAAGCGGTACAACATGCCAGCGCGAAGCAATATGACATCATCTTTATGGATTGTCGTATGCCAGTGATGGACGGTTTTGAGGCGACTAAACAACTGCGTGATGCCAACTATAGTCAACCTATAGTTGCGTTAACGGCGGGGACGACATTGGAAGAGCGTCAAACTTGTTTTGATGTCGGCATGGATGACATTTTATCCAAACCTTATACCGCTAATGATCTGAAACAGACGCTATCTAAGTGGGGGCTGAGATGATTTCGAGACTGAGATAGCATCGAGACCGAGTTAGTACCGAGACTGAGATAGTACCGAGACTGAGATAGTCGTCTGTTATTCAACGGTGATTCACACTGACTCGTTTTGTAGCACAGGCAGTATTTTTGATAGCTTATCGAAGGTTTCTTGGTACTCAGATTCCCATTGACTATCCGCGACGATACCGCCGCCCGCCCAAGCATAAAGTTTGCCTTGTTTGGCCAGTAACGTACGAATGGTGATACTGGTATCCATTTTTCCGTGGGCACTGATATAACCGATGCTGCCGCAATAGACACTGCGTCGGTTTGGTTCTAACTCTTCAATGATTTCCATGGCTCTTACCTTAGGCGCGCCAGTAATCGATCCTCCAGGAAAACAGGCACGCAACAAATCACAAGCACGGTATTGTTTGTCCAACTCTCCAACCACAGTGCTCACTAAGTGATGGACCGCAGAAAAGCTCTCGATTTCAAATAGCTTAGGAACTTGCACACTACCCGGTTTGGATACGCGACCAATATCGTTCCGCAGTAAGTCAACGATCATCAAATTCTCCGCCTGATCCTTACTTGCTGACGCCAGTTCAGCGGCGTTGGCTTGATCTTCCTCAGACGTTTGACCGCGGGGGCGTGTGCCTTTGATTGGCTTAGTTTCTATCTTGTGTTGATCAAGCTGTAAAAAGCGCTCAGGAGAGACACTTAAAATAGCGCTATCATCGGTACGAATGAAAGCACTAAATGGCGCGTTATTGGCGCGATCCAATCGCTGATAGGCTTGCCACTCGCTGCCCTGATATTGAGCATGAAAGCGTTGTGCTAGATTGATTTGGTAGCAATCGCCAGATTGTAGATAGCGATGAACCGAGGCTATTTTGTCCGAATAACGGGTTTTATCCATATTGGATTGCCAAGGGGATTGTAAACAAAATTCCCCATCTTTCTCGGCGTGAGACTGCGTCAGCCAAGCTAAAAATTGTTGTGCTTGTTCAATCGTTGGGGCAACGACAACCGCTTGCTGTTGTTGATGATCCACCATTAAGGCACAACGATAAATTCCGACAGACATATCGGCAGTTTGTGTGTCATTACTGGCTAAGGTCGGAATCGTTTCGACACGACGACCAAGATCGTAAGCAAAATAACCCAGTGCGCCACCGACAAATGGCCAAGGTGTGTCAACTTGACCTTCACCTATCTCGATTTGAATCAAAGACTGTAATAGTTGGAACGGATCGCGGTTGGTTTGCTGCTGTTGACCCTGACTGGTGTAGTGTGATGATTCACCGCGAGTGACAACCGTCGCGCAGGGTTGGGCGACGAGGATATCGAAGCGACTGTTTTCATGCTGGTGACCAGAGGAGTTGAGCAGCATCGACCACGGCAGATGTTGAATCAATGCGAAATAGTCTTTGGCTAGTTCTGGAGAGTAGTCCAAGGACAGAAATTGACAAGAAAGTGGTTGTTTGTTGTTCATTTGCTTAATTTGTGACAAAAGCGTTATCAGATAGATGGCGCATAGAGAAAAGCAAGAGTATCATATTTTTACAGCAAAAAGTCGTCCATTTATCCTTATGTTTACTGGGGTTTCGCCCAAGTTTCTGGTTAGCACGAGGTCTAGGGTGAATGAAAACGGCGCACAATTAGGAAGTAATGATAATAAAGAGGTATTCAATGGCGATTATAAAAAAGCAGGATGTGATTAGTAGTGTGGCGGATGCATTACAGTACATCTCTTACTATCATCCACTCGATTTTATTCAGGCCCTAGATCAAGCGTATCAAAGAGAACAGAGCCAAGCGGCAAAAGATGCCATGGCGCAAATTTTGATTAACTCCCGCATGGCGGCTGAAGGTCATCGTCCAATTTGTCAAGATACGGGGATTGTGACCTGTTTCGTTAACATAGGCATGAATGTTCAATGGGACAGCGACTTGACGGTTCAAGAAATGGTGGATGAAGGGGTTCGACAGGCTTACAACAACCCAGATAATCCACTGCGTGCGTCGGTACTTAAGGACCCGGCAGGCAAACGCATCAATACCAAAGACAATACGCCAGCCGTTGTGCATATCAATATGGTGCCGGGCGACAAAGTCGAGATTCAAATCGCGGCTAAAGGCGGAGGTTCGGAAAACAAGACCAAGATGGTGATGCTTAATCCATCTGACGATATAGCCGCATGGGTAGAAAAAACGTTGCCAACGATGGGCGCGGGTTGGTGTCCACCGGGCATGCTCGGTATCGGCATTGGTGGCACCGCAGAGAAAGCCGCCGTGCTGGCGAAAGAGTCTCTGATGGAGCATATCGACATTCAAGAATTGATCGAACGCGGTCCAGAAAATGCCGAAGAAGAGTTGCGCCTTGATATCTTCAACCGTGTTAATCGACTGGGTATCGGTGCGCAGGGTCTTGGCGGTTTAACTACCGTAGTAGACGTCAAGATCAAGACCGCGCCAACCCATGCCGCTTCGAAACCGGTTTGTATGATCCCCAATTGCGCGGCTACTCGCCACGTTCATTTTACCTTGGATGGCAGCGGACCTGCGGAACTCACGCCACCTAAATTGGAAGATTGGCCTGACATTACTTGGGAAGCGGGTGATAACACTCGCCGAGTCAACCTTGACCAAGTCACGAAGGAAGATGTACAGCAATGGAAAACCGGTGAAACCATACTGCTGAGCGGAAAAATACTCACTGGTCGTGATGCCGCACACAAGCGTATCCAAGGCATGTTGGAAAGCGGTGAAGGGCTACCGGAAGGCGTCGACTTTAAGGGTAAGTTTATCTATTACGTTGGACCCGTTGATGCTGTCGGTGATGAGGTCGTCGGTCCTGCCGGTCCAACAACGTCAACTCGTATGGATAAGTTTACCGATATGATGCTTGAGCAGACGGGTTTAACTGGCATGATAGGAAAAGCAGAGCGTGGTGACGCCGCGATTGAGTCTATCAAACAACACAAAGCGGTTTATCTTATGGCGGTCGGCGGTGCCGCGTATTTGGTTGCTAAGGCAATCAAAAAAGCGTGTGTTGTCGCGTTCGAAGATTTAGGTATGGAAGCCATTTATGAGTTTGAAGTGGAAGATATGCCGGTATCGGTGGCGGTGGATTCTTCGGGAGCCAACGCTCACCAAATTGGACCTGATACTTGGAAAGTGAAAATAGCTGAAGCAGAAGGCAATCTGTAGCCCGAGTTTTAATAACTCGATAATCATGGTTCAATAATTGATAGCCCGATAAAAAAAGTGAATCTGGTGCAGCATAGACCCAAATGACCTCTCAATCCCGCAGTTTGAGGTAACTTGGGTACATTCACTTTTTTTGTCTATAATTCAGACATATACTCAAGCGTATCAATTTAATCAAAGGAGAGTGTTGGATGCCTCGGTTTATTCAGATTCTACAACTTATCGTACTTGGTGTGGTCGGCTTCTTTGTCGGTTATGATCTTATCCTGCACGGGGTCAGTATTTTCCATGAAAAATACGTCACAATGGCGTGTATATTAACTGCGCTGCTTGAGATTGCACTGTTCGTTATTTATAAGCTAATCGAGGATGATTAACGCCTTTATCTAAAAGGCAGTGTGTTGTCACAAAGCACTTAATCTCCTACAGGCGGTGGACGAGTTATTACGATAATTTATCCACCGTTTCAACGTTTACTATTCTGTTTCAAATCCTATTGTTGGCCTCCTTACCGTGCTGGACTATACGTGACACCGAACACTTAACACCTAACGGGTGATTTTCATCATGCTTAATTGCAGGGTGTTCATGTTAGATTAATCTTGCTTTGCGCATAGTGTGCAGCCTAAATATCAATCTTATTGTCGGAGCTTTTACATGAGTCGAATTGGCCAAGAAGTGTCAGAGTTATTACACAGAAGTATGGACTCTCATGTTCGTGTCGCGGTGACTGGTTTGTCTCGAGCCGGTAAAACGGCGTTTATCTCCTCGCTGGTGAACCAACTTTTGCACTCATCGACCCATGATAATCTGCCATTACTTGAATGTGCTCGTGACAACCGATTAGTCGGCGCGAAACGCGTTCCTCAAGAAGATCTTCTGGTGGCTCGCTTTGCCTATGATGAAGCGATGCAGCAGTTACACGCCGAGCCACCTCAGTGGCCTGTGCCAACAAGAGATGTTAGCGAAATACGTTTAGCGATAAAATTTCAATCGCAGAAAGGCGCTAAGCGACTGCTAAAACGTACCTCGACACTCTATCTTGATGTGATCGATTATCCGGGGGAATGGTTATTAGACTTGCCTCTGCTGGATATGACGTTCGAGCAATGGAGTGAACAGCAACTCAGCCAACTTACCGGTGTTCGTCAA is a window encoding:
- the pabB gene encoding aminodeoxychorismate synthase component I produces the protein MNNKQPLSCQFLSLDYSPELAKDYFALIQHLPWSMLLNSSGHQHENSRFDILVAQPCATVVTRGESSHYTSQGQQQQTNRDPFQLLQSLIQIEIGEGQVDTPWPFVGGALGYFAYDLGRRVETIPTLASNDTQTADMSVGIYRCALMVDHQQQQAVVVAPTIEQAQQFLAWLTQSHAEKDGEFCLQSPWQSNMDKTRYSDKIASVHRYLQSGDCYQINLAQRFHAQYQGSEWQAYQRLDRANNAPFSAFIRTDDSAILSVSPERFLQLDQHKIETKPIKGTRPRGQTSEEDQANAAELASASKDQAENLMIVDLLRNDIGRVSKPGSVQVPKLFEIESFSAVHHLVSTVVGELDKQYRACDLLRACFPGGSITGAPKVRAMEIIEELEPNRRSVYCGSIGYISAHGKMDTSITIRTLLAKQGKLYAWAGGGIVADSQWESEYQETFDKLSKILPVLQNESV
- a CDS encoding fumarate hydratase, which produces MAIIKKQDVISSVADALQYISYYHPLDFIQALDQAYQREQSQAAKDAMAQILINSRMAAEGHRPICQDTGIVTCFVNIGMNVQWDSDLTVQEMVDEGVRQAYNNPDNPLRASVLKDPAGKRINTKDNTPAVVHINMVPGDKVEIQIAAKGGGSENKTKMVMLNPSDDIAAWVEKTLPTMGAGWCPPGMLGIGIGGTAEKAAVLAKESLMEHIDIQELIERGPENAEEELRLDIFNRVNRLGIGAQGLGGLTTVVDVKIKTAPTHAASKPVCMIPNCAATRHVHFTLDGSGPAELTPPKLEDWPDITWEAGDNTRRVNLDQVTKEDVQQWKTGETILLSGKILTGRDAAHKRIQGMLESGEGLPEGVDFKGKFIYYVGPVDAVGDEVVGPAGPTTSTRMDKFTDMMLEQTGLTGMIGKAERGDAAIESIKQHKAVYLMAVGGAAYLVAKAIKKACVVAFEDLGMEAIYEFEVEDMPVSVAVDSSGANAHQIGPDTWKVKIAEAEGNL
- a CDS encoding ATP-binding protein; its protein translation is MPEGSALERKLKREVSARKAAEALLEQKSLELFTANQQLEVALKQVEERSQDSFKRLELQERVEKILIHFGRTFLRTNPDDVLVLDLVRQLNAISDQLECEITLPNDLLASLTFGHYGNSQSITDGEGELNQIAIAIEVEQLAIGTLEVTVCDNSYDSEFVTSQMSLVCELISSALSRQMMNKRLIASKERAEASERSTREFLAMINHELRTPLNGLLGSVELLADTDLSEPQKDLHHNLSQSGQLLRAIINDLLDYSKINAGMLELIKSEFAWSTLEKTLRSIFEYKADEKQIGFNINASCLEGMVIHADLERLTQVFVNLIGNAIKFTHHGQVDVNIQLEQQQFVFEVKDTGIGISEQAQERLFQPFIQVDRSSSRNYEGTGLGLAICKKLIEVMGGEIQLSSELGVGTRFEVRLPLPVKKIQQSVQHATQHDEESTDYSMLDVLVVDDIKLNQVIITKMLHKLGITADLAVNGLEAVQHASAKQYDIIFMDCRMPVMDGFEATKQLRDANYSQPIVALTAGTTLEERQTCFDVGMDDILSKPYTANDLKQTLSKWGLR
- a CDS encoding heme NO-binding domain-containing protein translates to MKGIIFTEFMELVEDKFGLEVLDEVLEMSGDEGIYTAVGSYDHNDLVKLIVNLSKKTKIDPATLQQVFGQTVFKTLLASIPETASIGQSHSTFQFIRHVEDYIHVEVKKLYSDAQPPKFYFISETETEMVMDYQSARCMSNVCLGLIEGCATHFGETITVDMSPQSDDSSLVRFHLTLA